ATCATCATTTCGAATGCAGAAGAGTAGTAGCAGTTGATTATGATCCCCAGATGATCGAGCAAGCAAAAGAATATTATGCTAATCCTCCAAGATGGACAAGGGATATTAGAAAGGACAATATTGACCTTAGGGTAGGCGATGCCTCGAATATGGAATTTCCTGATGACTGCTTTGATTCTGTATTCTCTTTTGGGGTATTCCATCATATCAAAGACTGGCAGAAGGCCATCTCTGAAGTCTACAGAGTATTGAAGCCGGGAGGGTATTTCTCACTTGAGGAATTCTTCTTAGAGAATATAATCTGGAAGATCAACCTGCAAGTTGCAAAAAGGTTTGGTCATGACCCATATGCCCTCCTTAAAGAGAAAGAATTTAGGCATTGTTTGAAAAAGGCGGGATTCTTATTTTTAAAGTACAAAAAAGAGCGACTACCTATGAGTCATTGCCATGCAATAATGAGGAAAAGGGAGTGATAAAAGATGGGTTGGTTTAAATGGTTTAAAGAAAGGACAGAAAAATATCATACACTATCTACTCCTATTCTTTGGCTTCATATATTTGCTCATTTTGTTTGGGGAATAGGTCTGGGGGTACTTTTGGGAGGTTATCTAAGACCATTTGGTTGGGGGATAATTTTGTCGGCAATAATAGTTTCCATACCGGGTACATATAAAATTTGGATTGAAAAAGAGAATCCTAAAGAGATATAAATTTTTTTAAATACTTATTGCAACTGAGTCTTAATTGCAGAGAG
The bacterium DNA segment above includes these coding regions:
- a CDS encoding class I SAM-dependent methyltransferase gives rise to the protein MNNPIRVWVQRKVESPIMFEGVDLPKEPVCLEIGCGRGVGALLINHHFECRRVVAVDYDPQMIEQAKEYYANPPRWTRDIRKDNIDLRVGDASNMEFPDDCFDSVFSFGVFHHIKDWQKAISEVYRVLKPGGYFSLEEFFLENIIWKINLQVAKRFGHDPYALLKEKEFRHCLKKAGFLFLKYKKERLPMSHCHAIMRKRE